In Paractinoplanes brasiliensis, the following proteins share a genomic window:
- a CDS encoding protein-L-isoaspartate O-methyltransferase family protein yields MVGPREGFVDRIRQGGVHLSPSLAAAFAEVPREVFVPDGFQRRDGTWAKPADPDFLDVVYSDDVLVTKVEGGRPVSSSSQPSLMALMIETLDVRPGMTVLEVGAGTGYNAALLAALGARVISIDVQDDVVERARAALARAGVRDVRVELGDGYVGRPDEHVDRVIVTVGIAGVSPRWQTPIVAPVEHAGTHPVLRVGSDHTARVVTPAGFMVAAGPLTAAHPFPGPAPPGTIKGLRPYGETRFDPPLDPLAYRDLWYAAGVWNRRATQGAVPGREQSSLMLLDEDRTGGAVVLPDGSIGAAGRWADEYAAEATAVIDRWLDLGRPPMTAWRIVLAPGGDPDSPVLLPHTWEL; encoded by the coding sequence GTGGTCGGGCCGCGGGAGGGCTTCGTCGATCGGATCCGGCAAGGGGGCGTGCACCTCTCGCCGTCGCTGGCTGCTGCCTTTGCCGAGGTGCCGCGGGAAGTTTTCGTGCCGGACGGGTTCCAGCGCCGCGACGGCACCTGGGCCAAGCCCGCCGATCCCGACTTCCTCGATGTCGTCTACAGCGACGACGTGCTGGTGACCAAGGTCGAGGGCGGCCGGCCGGTGAGTTCGTCGAGCCAGCCGTCGCTGATGGCGCTCATGATCGAGACGCTGGATGTGCGGCCCGGCATGACGGTGCTGGAGGTCGGGGCCGGCACGGGCTACAACGCGGCGCTGCTGGCCGCGCTCGGCGCGCGGGTGATCAGCATCGACGTGCAGGACGACGTGGTCGAACGCGCGAGAGCAGCCCTGGCCCGCGCCGGTGTCCGTGATGTTCGGGTCGAGCTGGGTGACGGCTACGTGGGCCGCCCGGACGAGCACGTCGACCGTGTGATCGTCACCGTCGGGATCGCGGGTGTCTCGCCGCGCTGGCAGACACCGATCGTTGCCCCCGTCGAGCACGCCGGAACCCACCCCGTCCTCAGGGTCGGCTCCGATCACACCGCTCGCGTTGTCACCCCGGCCGGGTTCATGGTCGCCGCCGGGCCGCTGACCGCCGCTCACCCGTTCCCCGGGCCGGCGCCGCCGGGGACGATCAAGGGCCTTCGCCCGTACGGGGAAACGCGTTTTGATCCCCCGTTGGATCCGCTCGCCTACCGGGATCTCTGGTACGCGGCCGGGGTCTGGAACCGCCGCGCGACGCAGGGCGCGGTGCCCGGTCGTGAGCAGAGTTCCCTGATGCTGCTGGACGAGGACCGCACCGGCGGCGCGGTCGTGTTGCCGGACGGAAGCATCGGCGCCGCGGGTCGGTGGGCCGACGAGTACGCCGCCGAGGCGACCGCGGTGATCGACCGCTGGCTGGATCTGGGCCGGCCACCGATGACCGCGTGGCGCATCGTCCTGGCCCCGGGCGGCGACCCGGACTCCCCCGTCCTGCTGCCGCACACCTGGGAGCTGTGA
- a CDS encoding pirin family protein, whose translation MPAITVDDVLVLPRLPQLDPAATSFRPVRRLTTAPSGYEGEGFPVRRAFAGVPLNELDPFIHLDQMGEVDYAPGEPKGTPWHPHRGFETVTYMIDGIMDHQDSLGSGGTIANGDTQWMTAGQGILHIEAPPEHLVTSGGLFHGLQLWVNLPRAAKMITPKYQDIRGREAGLLTTPDGGSLIRVIAGEIAGHAGPGSTFTPINLAHVTLQPGARLDLPWQPDYNALIYVLAGRGTVGAEARPIHIGQLASHGKGDALRVTADATQDSNIPALELFIMGGRPIREPVAHYGPFVMNTQAELKQAFEDFQKGRLGVIPAERMPHTD comes from the coding sequence ATGCCCGCCATCACCGTCGACGACGTTCTGGTCCTGCCGCGGCTGCCGCAGCTCGACCCCGCCGCCACCAGCTTCCGCCCCGTTCGTCGCCTGACCACCGCCCCGAGCGGTTACGAGGGCGAGGGCTTCCCGGTGCGCCGGGCGTTCGCCGGGGTTCCGCTCAACGAGCTCGACCCGTTCATCCACCTGGACCAGATGGGCGAGGTCGACTACGCGCCGGGCGAGCCGAAGGGCACGCCGTGGCACCCGCACCGCGGTTTCGAGACGGTCACCTACATGATCGACGGCATCATGGACCACCAGGACTCCCTCGGCAGCGGCGGCACGATCGCCAACGGCGACACCCAGTGGATGACCGCCGGCCAGGGCATCCTGCACATCGAGGCCCCGCCGGAACACCTGGTCACCAGCGGCGGCCTGTTCCACGGCCTGCAACTGTGGGTCAACCTCCCCCGCGCCGCCAAGATGATCACCCCGAAGTACCAGGACATCCGCGGCCGCGAGGCCGGCCTGCTGACCACCCCCGACGGCGGCAGCCTGATCCGCGTCATCGCCGGCGAGATCGCCGGCCACGCCGGCCCCGGCTCGACGTTCACCCCCATCAACCTGGCCCACGTCACCCTGCAACCCGGCGCCCGCCTCGACCTGCCCTGGCAGCCCGACTACAACGCCCTGATCTACGTCCTGGCCGGCCGGGGCACGGTCGGCGCCGAGGCCCGGCCCATCCACATCGGCCAGCTGGCATCCCACGGCAAGGGCGACGCCCTCCGCGTAACCGCCGACGCCACCCAGGACTCCAACATCCCCGCCCTGGAACTGTTCATCATGGGCGGCCGCCCCATCCGCGAGCCGGTGGCCCACTACGGCCCCTTCGTCATGAACACCCAGGCCGAACTCAAGCAGGCCTTCGAAGACTTCCAAAAGGGCCGCCTGGGAGTAATCCCCGCCGAGCGCATGCCCCACACCGACTGA
- a CDS encoding MarR family winged helix-turn-helix transcriptional regulator — protein sequence MADPLSDEQQIAWRTFIESSWALHTHLEDELRAQTGLSMNDYHVLVVLSEAPEHRLRMGELAGRLVFSPSRITYQISSMVKRGLVRKQPCPDDGRGQEAVLTDEGMAALESAAPLHLITVRDSFIDRLDPDELAVITRVFNKVRKV from the coding sequence ATGGCCGACCCGCTGAGCGACGAGCAGCAGATTGCTTGGCGCACCTTCATCGAGAGCTCCTGGGCGCTGCACACCCACCTCGAGGATGAGCTGCGCGCGCAAACCGGCCTCAGCATGAACGACTACCACGTGCTGGTCGTGCTCTCCGAGGCGCCCGAGCACCGACTGCGCATGGGTGAGCTCGCCGGCCGCCTGGTGTTCTCGCCGAGCCGCATCACCTATCAGATCAGCTCGATGGTCAAGCGGGGCCTGGTGCGCAAGCAGCCCTGCCCCGACGACGGCCGCGGCCAGGAGGCCGTGCTGACCGACGAGGGCATGGCGGCCCTGGAATCGGCCGCCCCGCTGCACCTGATCACCGTCCGCGACAGCTTCATCGACCGCCTCGACCCCGACGAGCTGGCCGTGATCACCCGGGTGTTCAACAAGGTGCGCAAAGTCTGA
- a CDS encoding Clp protease N-terminal domain-containing protein: MLSDADAEDAAALKAIGIDLAAVREAIEANFGEGALRLPRPVKKRGLFGRLVPSNGHIPFTNRNKKVLELSLREAIRLKQKFIAPEHIMLGLLREGNGLAALIMADHGIDFDRVRGDMERSLSAPAA; the protein is encoded by the coding sequence GTGCTCAGTGACGCCGACGCTGAGGACGCCGCCGCGCTCAAGGCGATCGGGATCGACCTGGCCGCCGTACGGGAAGCCATTGAGGCCAATTTCGGGGAGGGAGCGCTGCGGTTGCCCCGCCCGGTGAAGAAGAGGGGCTTGTTCGGCCGGCTCGTCCCCTCGAACGGGCACATCCCGTTCACCAACCGCAACAAGAAGGTGCTGGAGCTGTCGCTGCGGGAGGCGATCCGGCTCAAGCAGAAGTTCATCGCGCCCGAGCACATCATGCTGGGACTGCTGCGCGAGGGCAACGGGCTGGCCGCGCTGATCATGGCCGATCACGGCATCGATTTCGACCGCGTACGGGGTGACATGGAGCGCTCGCTGAGCGCGCCGGCTGCCTAA
- a CDS encoding helix-turn-helix domain-containing protein — protein sequence MTEATDLAAAASSADPRVGLRAVVALRRLLEGLEHLQVANARGKGWSWQEIADALEVTRQGVHKKHARTLPAPDPRED from the coding sequence ATGACCGAAGCAACCGACCTCGCCGCGGCGGCGAGCAGCGCCGATCCGCGGGTCGGCCTGCGCGCGGTGGTGGCCCTGCGCCGCCTGCTGGAGGGGCTCGAGCACCTGCAGGTGGCCAACGCGCGCGGCAAGGGCTGGTCCTGGCAGGAGATCGCCGACGCGCTTGAGGTGACTCGTCAGGGCGTACACAAGAAGCATGCGCGCACGCTGCCGGCGCCGGACCCACGGGAGGACTGA
- a CDS encoding DUF3072 domain-containing protein yields the protein MSDANVDTNAVKDPSDWTTGDEPATGAQQSYLQTLATEAQEEVPDGLTKAEASEKIDELQEKTGRGR from the coding sequence ATGAGCGACGCGAACGTCGACACGAACGCCGTCAAGGACCCGTCGGACTGGACAACCGGTGACGAACCGGCGACCGGTGCGCAGCAGTCATACCTGCAGACGCTGGCCACTGAGGCTCAGGAGGAGGTGCCGGACGGCCTGACCAAGGCCGAGGCCTCCGAAAAGATCGACGAGCTGCAGGAAAAGACCGGCCGAGGCCGCTGA
- a CDS encoding VOC family protein: protein MRIRGFAPSTPCWVELTTSDPDDAAGFYAGLFGWQVEGDRFLRNGQAVAGISRARPDRPEGWLTYLAAPDLAATIERVTRASGRQLTWPEERQGACSAIMADPSGAMFGLWQAAGFAGAQVRGEPGTMEWADLLTEDVNAATSFYGAAFGWTLSHEFGSGEWLSPAHDSVAGLITGRYDVRWQPSFQVADTTETIDRCAGLGGRIVTGPIEMGLGSYVEMIDPLGAPFAVTAPVHRPVELNVAYNDIIGMELTYGG from the coding sequence ATGCGGATTAGAGGCTTTGCGCCGTCGACCCCCTGCTGGGTCGAGCTGACGACTTCCGATCCGGACGACGCGGCGGGTTTCTACGCCGGGCTCTTCGGTTGGCAGGTCGAGGGTGATCGATTCCTGCGGAACGGGCAAGCGGTGGCCGGCATCAGCCGCGCCCGCCCGGACAGACCCGAGGGCTGGCTGACGTACCTTGCCGCACCCGACCTCGCGGCGACGATCGAGCGGGTGACCCGCGCGTCCGGGCGGCAGCTGACCTGGCCCGAGGAACGCCAGGGCGCGTGCAGCGCGATCATGGCCGACCCGTCCGGCGCGATGTTCGGGCTCTGGCAGGCCGCCGGGTTCGCCGGCGCCCAGGTCCGCGGCGAGCCGGGCACGATGGAGTGGGCCGACCTGCTCACCGAGGACGTGAACGCGGCGACGTCCTTCTACGGCGCCGCCTTCGGCTGGACGCTGAGCCACGAGTTCGGCAGCGGCGAATGGCTGTCCCCGGCCCACGACTCGGTGGCCGGCCTGATCACCGGGCGCTACGACGTCCGCTGGCAGCCGTCGTTCCAGGTGGCCGACACGACCGAGACCATCGACCGCTGCGCCGGGCTGGGCGGCCGGATCGTGACCGGACCGATCGAGATGGGCCTGGGCAGCTACGTCGAGATGATCGACCCGCTGGGCGCGCCGTTCGCCGTGACCGCGCCGGTGCATCGCCCGGTCGAGTTGAACGTCGCCTACAACGACATCATCGGCATGGAGCTGACCTACGGCGGGTAA
- a CDS encoding ATP-binding SpoIIE family protein phosphatase codes for MAGTGGGVSPSVIPALPAQTPSPGRPGCAELVQGHDWGATALGPREHWDPAVTATVELVLASPMPMAYTHGDGFLLIYNDAYADLIGTRHPGALGRPAAEALGDLWHSRGFGGAVEDVYRGGRPSLEAETPLTVARGAHGRPEQAFFTRGHSVVRDRRGHVTGVLTVAAETTQVTRRLQNLGELTAKLAGALTIDDVARVVLGYTMTSFDLDHCTFAVDDGGAFRYVRRIRGEMLDEADERLPPVWKRLANDPRAPIVAAAQSGQPSFVPDGEPLAAVASSRHERRIRALAALPLRTPLLSGALTIGYRSAHAWLPAERALLSAAAQLVAQAAERARRFEAQHGTAQLLQRSMLPEHLPELETFRIAARYDVGVDGNAAGGDFYDAFRLVDGRLAMVLGDVAGHDVRAAAVMGQVRAALRAMALTDPAPPSVLAGLDRLVGSLGAESRNEEIFVTVVYGVLDPADGTITMSSAGHPPPVLRRAGRGGEPPTAELVKVPPGAPLGLGGRWQTGQVRLEPGDSILMFSDGVVERRGHPLNDGLDALVAATAAASSGDPRNLCSLATSAVEGSTDDDVAVLAVEHAVAMSRSATMLVPAEPTGPSRVRQWMTTRLREWSVPEPVVGAAILCTSELTTNALLHAGTPAQVHIDLNAERLLVSVADTGTRGSVIRAHADTMSSRGRGLGLIEELSDSWGTDPTVRGTTVWFEMLLPRTTTD; via the coding sequence ATGGCAGGGACGGGTGGCGGGGTGAGCCCTTCGGTGATACCCGCGCTGCCCGCCCAGACACCTTCGCCGGGGCGGCCCGGGTGTGCCGAACTGGTGCAGGGCCACGACTGGGGCGCTACCGCGCTCGGCCCGCGTGAGCACTGGGACCCGGCCGTCACGGCCACCGTCGAGCTGGTGCTCGCCTCCCCCATGCCGATGGCCTACACCCACGGCGACGGCTTCCTGCTCATCTACAACGACGCGTACGCGGATCTGATCGGCACCCGGCACCCCGGCGCGCTGGGCCGGCCCGCGGCCGAGGCGCTGGGCGACCTCTGGCATTCGCGCGGCTTCGGCGGAGCGGTCGAGGACGTTTATCGCGGCGGCCGGCCCTCGCTCGAGGCCGAGACACCGCTGACCGTGGCCCGGGGCGCGCACGGCCGCCCCGAGCAGGCCTTCTTCACCCGCGGCCACTCGGTCGTGCGCGACCGGCGGGGTCACGTCACCGGCGTGCTGACCGTGGCGGCCGAGACCACTCAGGTGACCCGTCGCCTGCAGAACCTGGGCGAGCTGACCGCCAAGCTGGCCGGCGCGCTCACCATCGACGACGTGGCCCGGGTCGTGCTGGGCTACACGATGACCTCGTTCGACCTCGACCACTGCACGTTCGCGGTGGACGACGGCGGGGCGTTCCGTTATGTCCGCCGCATCCGGGGCGAGATGCTGGACGAGGCCGACGAGCGGCTGCCCCCGGTGTGGAAGAGGCTGGCGAACGATCCCCGCGCGCCGATCGTGGCCGCCGCACAGAGCGGGCAGCCGTCGTTCGTGCCGGACGGGGAGCCGCTGGCGGCCGTCGCGTCCTCCCGCCACGAGCGGCGGATCCGGGCCCTGGCCGCGCTCCCGCTGCGCACACCGTTGCTGAGCGGGGCCTTGACGATCGGCTACCGGTCGGCGCACGCGTGGCTGCCGGCCGAGCGGGCCCTGCTCAGCGCGGCGGCCCAGCTGGTCGCCCAGGCTGCCGAGCGGGCACGCCGGTTCGAGGCCCAGCACGGCACGGCCCAGCTCCTGCAGCGCAGCATGCTGCCGGAACACCTGCCCGAGCTGGAGACGTTCCGCATCGCGGCCCGCTACGACGTGGGGGTCGACGGCAACGCGGCCGGTGGCGACTTCTACGACGCGTTCCGCCTGGTCGACGGGCGCCTGGCGATGGTGCTGGGCGACGTGGCGGGTCACGACGTACGCGCGGCCGCGGTGATGGGCCAGGTGCGGGCGGCACTGCGGGCGATGGCTCTGACCGACCCGGCGCCGCCGAGTGTGCTCGCCGGGCTCGACCGGCTGGTGGGTTCGCTGGGGGCCGAGTCGCGCAACGAAGAGATCTTCGTGACGGTGGTCTACGGCGTGCTCGATCCGGCCGACGGCACGATCACGATGTCCAGCGCCGGGCACCCGCCGCCGGTGCTGCGCCGGGCCGGCCGGGGTGGCGAGCCGCCCACGGCAGAGCTGGTCAAGGTGCCGCCGGGCGCGCCGCTGGGACTGGGCGGGCGGTGGCAGACCGGCCAGGTGCGGCTGGAGCCGGGCGACTCGATCCTGATGTTCAGCGACGGCGTGGTCGAGCGTCGTGGCCACCCGCTCAACGACGGGCTGGACGCGCTGGTGGCGGCGACCGCGGCCGCGTCGAGCGGCGACCCGCGCAACCTGTGCTCGCTGGCCACGTCGGCCGTGGAGGGTTCGACCGACGACGACGTGGCCGTGCTCGCGGTCGAGCACGCGGTGGCGATGAGCCGGTCGGCGACGATGCTGGTGCCGGCCGAGCCGACGGGCCCGAGTCGCGTACGGCAGTGGATGACCACGCGTCTGCGGGAGTGGTCGGTGCCCGAACCGGTCGTCGGGGCCGCGATCCTGTGCACGAGCGAGCTGACCACCAACGCGCTGCTGCACGCCGGCACCCCGGCCCAGGTGCACATCGACCTGAACGCCGAGCGGCTGCTGGTCTCGGTGGCCGACACGGGAACCCGGGGCAGCGTCATCCGGGCGCATGCCGACACGATGAGCAGCCGCGGCCGGGGTCTCGGCCTGATCGAGGAGTTGAGCGATTCGTGGGGCACCGATCCGACCGTACGGGGAACGACTGTGTGGTTCGAAATGCTTCTTCCACGGACGACAACTGATTGA
- a CDS encoding DUF6401 family natural product biosynthesis protein translates to MNGLFSGAAARAALRSAHASLADLHDTVGEGLAVAEANPGLMAVVDQHSAAVRDSLSADTRPLTAVLLAAYAEGVRDAAFTHGWRPPVGEINWAAGDWVVHRLLAVCAVARTLP, encoded by the coding sequence ATGAATGGTTTGTTCTCCGGCGCTGCCGCCCGTGCTGCCCTCCGCTCCGCCCACGCCAGCCTGGCCGATCTGCACGACACCGTCGGCGAAGGCCTCGCCGTCGCCGAGGCCAACCCCGGCCTGATGGCCGTCGTCGACCAGCACAGCGCGGCCGTCCGCGACAGCCTGTCGGCCGACACCCGCCCGCTCACGGCGGTGCTGCTGGCCGCGTACGCCGAGGGTGTACGGGACGCCGCCTTCACCCACGGCTGGCGCCCGCCGGTCGGCGAGATCAACTGGGCCGCCGGCGACTGGGTCGTGCACCGCTTGCTCGCGGTCTGCGCCGTGGCCCGCACCCTGCCCTGA
- a CDS encoding SRPBCC family protein yields MSTVTESVDVDVPIRAVYNQWTQFEEFPRFMEGVQEIRQLDPAHTHWKTEIAGVKREFDAEITEQLPDERVAWKATEGEKQAGVVTFHRLDDTRTRVTVQMDFEPQGLVENAGDKLGIVDRRVKGDLKRFKEFIEGRGGIESGAWRGEVDRPGV; encoded by the coding sequence ATGAGTACTGTGACTGAGTCCGTTGACGTTGACGTTCCGATCCGCGCTGTCTACAACCAGTGGACCCAGTTCGAGGAGTTCCCGCGCTTCATGGAGGGCGTGCAGGAAATCCGGCAGCTGGATCCCGCGCACACGCACTGGAAGACCGAGATCGCCGGCGTGAAGCGCGAGTTCGACGCCGAGATCACCGAGCAGCTTCCCGACGAGCGGGTGGCCTGGAAGGCGACCGAGGGCGAGAAGCAGGCCGGTGTGGTCACCTTCCACCGCCTCGACGACACCCGTACGCGGGTCACCGTGCAGATGGATTTCGAGCCGCAGGGCCTGGTCGAGAACGCCGGTGACAAGCTGGGCATCGTCGACCGCCGGGTCAAGGGCGACCTCAAGCGGTTCAAGGAGTTCATCGAGGGCCGCGGTGGCATCGAGAGCGGCGCCTGGCGCGGCGAGGTCGACCGTCCCGGCGTGTGA
- a CDS encoding phytoene desaturase family protein has translation MESADVIVVGAGHNGLVAANLLADAGWSVVVLEATPHPGGAVRSGYVTAPGYLSDLFSSFYPLGYASPVLKELNLGEHGLRWTHAPEVLTHLLPDGRAATLSRDLSRTMESLDRFAAGDGERWRTTYTEWRSVSQTMLDTILRPFPPVRDGLGVARRLGAPGSLRLARRLLLSMREMGAEMFRGEGATILMAGCALHTDLSPEEAGGGVYGWLLAMLGQQYGWPVPVGGAQKITDALVSRLEQRGGRIVYSSPVTQVLIARGKAMGVRVAGGQAYRAYRAVVADVPAPTMYLDLVGERWLPPRLVADLAHFRWDGATVKVDWAVRTKMPWKNPAAAGAGTVHLGADLNGLTRYSAALATDEIPRDPFLLLGQMTTADPSHSPEGTESLWAYTHLPQREHWNPDDIAAHVERMESVIEEQAPGFRQEVVGRNVFSPADMERENPSLVGGALGGGTAAAFQQLFLRPIPGLGRPDTPVDRLYLASSSAHPGGGVHGAPGANAARAALLRDRTLLGSAYRSVINTGHRVVYG, from the coding sequence ATGGAGAGCGCAGATGTGATCGTGGTCGGCGCCGGGCACAACGGCCTGGTCGCGGCGAACCTGCTCGCCGACGCCGGCTGGTCGGTCGTCGTGCTCGAGGCGACGCCCCACCCGGGCGGGGCGGTGCGGTCGGGCTACGTGACAGCGCCCGGCTACCTCAGTGATCTTTTCAGTTCGTTCTATCCGCTCGGGTACGCCTCGCCGGTGCTCAAGGAGCTGAACCTCGGTGAGCACGGCCTGCGGTGGACGCACGCGCCGGAGGTGCTGACCCACCTGCTGCCGGACGGCCGGGCGGCCACGCTGAGCCGGGACCTGTCGCGCACGATGGAGTCGCTCGACCGGTTCGCCGCCGGGGACGGGGAGCGCTGGCGGACCACGTACACCGAATGGCGTTCGGTCTCGCAGACGATGCTGGACACGATCCTGCGGCCGTTCCCGCCCGTGCGCGACGGGCTCGGCGTGGCCCGCCGGCTCGGCGCTCCCGGATCGCTGCGCCTGGCTCGCCGCCTGCTGCTGTCGATGCGCGAGATGGGCGCCGAGATGTTCCGCGGCGAGGGCGCGACGATCTTGATGGCGGGCTGCGCGCTGCACACCGACCTGTCGCCCGAGGAGGCCGGCGGCGGCGTGTACGGGTGGCTGCTGGCCATGCTGGGGCAGCAGTACGGCTGGCCCGTGCCGGTCGGCGGGGCCCAGAAGATCACCGACGCGCTCGTCTCGCGGCTCGAGCAGCGCGGTGGCCGGATCGTGTACTCGTCGCCGGTCACGCAGGTGCTGATCGCCCGAGGCAAGGCGATGGGTGTACGGGTTGCCGGCGGCCAGGCATATCGGGCGTATCGCGCCGTGGTCGCCGACGTGCCCGCGCCCACGATGTATCTCGACCTGGTGGGGGAGCGCTGGCTCCCGCCCCGCCTGGTGGCGGACCTGGCCCACTTCCGCTGGGACGGTGCCACGGTCAAGGTCGACTGGGCCGTGCGTACCAAGATGCCCTGGAAGAACCCGGCCGCGGCGGGTGCGGGCACCGTGCACCTGGGCGCCGACCTCAACGGCCTGACCCGTTACTCGGCCGCCCTCGCCACCGACGAGATCCCGCGCGACCCGTTCCTGCTGCTCGGCCAGATGACCACGGCCGACCCGTCACACTCGCCCGAGGGTACGGAGTCGCTCTGGGCCTACACCCACCTGCCGCAGCGCGAGCACTGGAACCCCGACGACATCGCGGCCCACGTCGAGCGCATGGAGTCGGTGATCGAGGAGCAGGCCCCCGGTTTCCGGCAGGAGGTCGTCGGCCGCAACGTCTTCTCCCCGGCCGACATGGAACGCGAGAACCCCTCCCTGGTCGGCGGCGCTCTGGGTGGCGGCACGGCGGCCGCCTTCCAGCAGCTCTTCCTGCGCCCGATCCCGGGCCTGGGCCGCCCCGACACGCCCGTCGACCGCCTCTATCTCGCCAGTTCGTCGGCCCACCCGGGCGGCGGCGTGCACGGCGCTCCCGGCGCCAACGCGGCCCGCGCGGCCCTGCTGCGCGACCGCACCCTGCTGGGCTCCGCCTACCGCTCCGTCATCAACACCGGCCACCGGGTCGTCTACGGCTGA
- a CDS encoding helix-turn-helix domain-containing protein, producing MADDPFRGNGDPSSAPVGVALQRMRVEKGITGKELGALVRMSQSKISRIENSHGPVSPSDVGRLARALDAPPAVVAQLVERAELARNRVTDMRTSAGSVSTMQRTVERTEADVSEFRVFQPDVVMGLAQTDDYARAILEAAHEIRKAVFPDAARVAIPEAVSARVRRQIVLEDPDRRFYFLLTESVLGKQVVPPDLMLAQIARLRRLAARPNVTLKVIPADAKWTLPHVHGFELLDDKDVVIDIYNTSIDATGREDVALYRYVFDRLDESATSEVGPILERYRRHYLDLID from the coding sequence TTGGCCGACGATCCGTTCCGCGGAAACGGCGACCCGTCATCGGCGCCGGTCGGTGTGGCCCTCCAGCGGATGCGGGTCGAGAAGGGCATCACGGGCAAGGAGCTCGGGGCGCTCGTCCGCATGAGCCAGTCCAAGATCAGCAGGATCGAGAACAGCCACGGCCCCGTCTCGCCGAGTGATGTCGGCCGGCTCGCCCGGGCGCTGGACGCCCCGCCCGCCGTGGTGGCCCAGCTTGTCGAGCGGGCCGAACTGGCGCGTAACCGGGTCACCGACATGCGGACCTCGGCGGGTTCGGTCTCCACCATGCAGCGCACGGTCGAGCGTACGGAGGCCGATGTCTCTGAGTTCCGGGTCTTCCAGCCCGACGTCGTCATGGGACTTGCCCAGACCGACGACTACGCGCGAGCCATCCTCGAGGCGGCTCATGAGATTCGCAAGGCGGTCTTTCCGGACGCCGCGAGGGTTGCCATCCCGGAAGCGGTCTCGGCCAGGGTGCGTCGGCAGATCGTGCTCGAGGACCCGGATCGGCGCTTCTACTTCCTCCTGACCGAATCCGTGCTCGGCAAACAGGTCGTCCCACCTGACCTCATGCTCGCCCAGATCGCGCGTCTGCGGCGGCTGGCGGCCCGGCCCAACGTGACCCTCAAGGTGATACCGGCCGACGCGAAGTGGACGCTGCCACACGTGCACGGCTTCGAGCTGCTGGACGACAAGGATGTCGTCATCGACATCTACAACACCTCGATCGACGCCACCGGCCGGGAGGACGTCGCCCTCTACCGGTACGTGTTCGATCGGCTCGACGAGAGCGCCACCTCCGAGGTCGGACCGATCCTCGAACGCTACCGGCGGCACTACCTCGACCTGATCGACTGA
- a CDS encoding SRPBCC family protein — protein sequence MATVQRTVQAPPDSVFAVLSDGWTYSDWVVGTVHIRNVDANWPQVGSELHHKAGPWPFSLHDSSTVLLMEPGRRLRLRAGLWPLGEAVVDIQLEPFGVDATRVTIHEQFEHGPLLAARNKINDLLLHQRNVEALRRLADIAENSDRYYAERAR from the coding sequence GTGGCTACTGTGCAGCGTACCGTTCAAGCTCCCCCGGACAGCGTCTTCGCCGTGCTCTCCGACGGCTGGACCTACAGCGACTGGGTGGTCGGAACCGTTCACATCCGCAACGTCGACGCGAACTGGCCGCAGGTCGGCTCCGAGCTGCACCACAAGGCCGGGCCGTGGCCGTTCTCGCTGCACGACTCCTCCACCGTGCTTCTCATGGAGCCGGGTCGCCGCCTGCGCCTGCGGGCCGGCCTGTGGCCGCTGGGCGAGGCCGTGGTCGACATCCAGCTCGAGCCCTTCGGCGTCGACGCCACCCGCGTGACCATCCACGAGCAGTTCGAACACGGCCCCCTGCTGGCCGCCCGCAACAAGATCAACGACCTGCTCCTGCACCAGCGCAACGTCGAGGCCCTGCGCCGGCTGGCCGACATCGCCGAGAACTCCGACCGCTACTACGCCGAACGCGCCCGCTGA